In one window of Acipenser ruthenus chromosome 34, fAciRut3.2 maternal haplotype, whole genome shotgun sequence DNA:
- the LOC117402011 gene encoding intercellular adhesion molecule 5-like isoform X2, translating to MEVRPLHILSVSLLLVSITTSGAAFAVCDVNIDPSRVVVRFGDPVTVNCSTTREDVLGAGWEASVSPVNEQKSKIAVWNVSSLTVWDAEPKCFINYNNEPRQCAEKLDLVIYNFEEQPILTVSENVEVNQPSTVRCELKNAFPPEEVQVELLINNEIHTNRSNMDNVYVEKSFTLDSVEPAAITCNVSLRSLSKSASRNVQGYVLPEPTLHTEAVLVNHTGIVTCSVDGSFPATATQRLLLNGLIVNKTHNSTPAQYEFKAEKELNGKMITCETELKLAATPVKKNQSTTFNILYPPTIKTHFPASKDLKEGETLSSHFDCEAEGNPPPKTVWLKDSKEFDSSKILTRTDGGVYQLKTMNNYGSAVATVTVTVGYEPSAINPAEESVPVLKGDSVVFNCTADGIPAPTYTWKHPEADNVKITTKDSVSTVTITGASSSNRGVYECHARNIHGNFTRKVTVEVTDYLIPIIAGVVVLIVLVIPILIMVLYYVYYKQHKTGEYNLKGKPSSANGSVAHNGKAADEIPLTQV from the exons atggaagtTAGACCACTGCACATTCTCTCTGTTTCATTATTACTTGTCTCCATAACAACGAGCG GagctgcttttgctgtctgtgaTGTGAATATTGACCCCTCTAGAGTCGTCGTGAGATTTGGAGACCCAGTGACTGTCAACTGCTCCACAACACGTGAAGATGTATTGGGGGCTGGCTGGGAGGCTTCTGTTTCCCCTGTGAATGAACAAAAGAGTAAAATAGCAGTTTGGAATGTCAGCAGCCTCACTGTTTGGGATGCAGAGCCAAAATGCTTTATAAACTACAACAATGAACCCCGTCAGTGTGCAGAAAAACTGGATTTGGTTATTTACA ATTTTGAAGAACAACCAATCCTTACTGTATCAGAAAATGTAGAAGTCAACCAGCCATCTACAGTGAGATGCGAACTTAAAAATGCCTTCCCACCTGAAGAAGTCCAAGTAGAGCTGCTGATAAATAATGAAATTCACACAAACCGCTCCAACATGGATAACGTGTATGTTGAAAAAAGTTTTACTCTGGATTCTGTTGAACCTGCAGCGATTACATGTAATGTGTCCCTCAGATCTTTGTCAAAAAGCGCAAGTAGAAATGTTCAAGGCTACG TGCTACCAGAGCCCACCCTTCACACTGAGGCTGTACTGGTAAATCATACAGGGATTGTTACATGCAGTGTGGATGGCTCATTCCCAGCAACTGCAACCCAAAGGCTGCTCCTCAACGGTTTAATTGTCAATAAAACTCACAATAGTACACCCGCTCAGTACGAGTTTAAAGCGGAGAAAGAACTCAACGGCAAAATGATTACTTGTGAGACTGAGCTGAAGTTAGCTGCTACACCTGTTAAGAAAAATCAAAGTACCACCTTCAATATTTTGT ATCCTCCCacgataaaaacacattttcccgCCAGTAAAGATCTGAAAGAAGGCGAaacactcagcagccactttgacTGTGAAGCTGAGGGAAATCCTCCCCCTAAAACTGTGTGGTTAAAGGATAGCAAAGAGTTTGATTCATCCAAAATACTGACGAGAACAGATGGAGGAGTCTACCAGCTTAAAACTATGAACAACTACGGATCCGCAGTTGCCACTGTGACAGTTACTGTGGGGT ATGAGCCCAGTGCAATAAACCCTGCAGAAGAAAGTGTGCCTGTTCTGAAAGGGGACAGCGTAGTTTTTAACTGCACTGCTGATGGTATCCCAGCCCCTACATACACGTGGAAACACCCTGAAGCTGATAATGTGAAGATCACAACGAAGGACAGTGTGTCTACTGTGACTATCACAGGAGCCTCATCTAGCAATCGTGGTGTTTATGAATGCCATGCTAGGAACATACATGGGAATTTCACAAGGAAAGTTACAGTTGAAGTTACAG ATTACCTCATTCCAATAATAGCTGGAGTTGTAGTACTAATTGTTCTTGTTATTCCAATATTAATAATGGTCCTGTACTATGTATACTACAAACAGCATAAAACAGGAGAGTACAACCTCAAAGGAAAACCTTCAAGTGCAAATGGCAGCGTGGCACATAATGGAAAGGCAGCTGATGAAATACCCTTAACACAAGTATGA
- the LOC117402011 gene encoding intercellular adhesion molecule 5-like isoform X1 — protein MEVRPLHILSVSLLLVSITTSGAAFAVCDVNIDPSRVVVRFGDPVTVNCSTTREDVLGAGWEASVSPVNEQKSKIAVWNVSSLTVWDAEPKCFINYNNEPRQCAEKLDLVIYKYPESVSLIAPEFMKIGVESNITCQVLDVAPARYVSVKLYKGDEQLGNRSFTHNSTRFPVNESIPFPVTPTRADNGAEYTCVAELQLGPGEPIKNSSLPFRMLPIDFEEQPILTVSENVEVNQPSTVRCELKNAFPPEEVQVELLINNEIHTNRSNMDNVYVEKSFTLDSVEPAAITCNVSLRSLSKSASRNVQGYVLPEPTLHTEAVLVNHTGIVTCSVDGSFPATATQRLLLNGLIVNKTHNSTPAQYEFKAEKELNGKMITCETELKLAATPVKKNQSTTFNILYPPTIKTHFPASKDLKEGETLSSHFDCEAEGNPPPKTVWLKDSKEFDSSKILTRTDGGVYQLKTMNNYGSAVATVTVTVGYEPSAINPAEESVPVLKGDSVVFNCTADGIPAPTYTWKHPEADNVKITTKDSVSTVTITGASSSNRGVYECHARNIHGNFTRKVTVEVTDYLIPIIAGVVVLIVLVIPILIMVLYYVYYKQHKTGEYNLKGKPSSANGSVAHNGKAADEIPLTQV, from the exons atggaagtTAGACCACTGCACATTCTCTCTGTTTCATTATTACTTGTCTCCATAACAACGAGCG GagctgcttttgctgtctgtgaTGTGAATATTGACCCCTCTAGAGTCGTCGTGAGATTTGGAGACCCAGTGACTGTCAACTGCTCCACAACACGTGAAGATGTATTGGGGGCTGGCTGGGAGGCTTCTGTTTCCCCTGTGAATGAACAAAAGAGTAAAATAGCAGTTTGGAATGTCAGCAGCCTCACTGTTTGGGATGCAGAGCCAAAATGCTTTATAAACTACAACAATGAACCCCGTCAGTGTGCAGAAAAACTGGATTTGGTTATTTACA AGTATCCAGAAAGCGTCTCCCTAATCGCTCCTGAGTTTATGAAGATTGGTGTAGAATCTAATATAACATGCCAGGTCCTAGATGTGGCTCCTGCCAGATATGTCAGTGTGAAGCTGTATAAGGGAGATGAACAGCTTGGGAATAGAAGCTTTACTCATAACTCAACACGGTTTCCTGTGAATGAAAGCATCCCCTTCCCAGTAACACCAACCAGAGCAGACAATGGAGCGGAGTACACTTGTGTGGCAGAGCTTCAATTGGGACCAGGAGAACCAATAAAAAATTCATCTCTCCCGTTCAGAATGCTTCCAATTG ATTTTGAAGAACAACCAATCCTTACTGTATCAGAAAATGTAGAAGTCAACCAGCCATCTACAGTGAGATGCGAACTTAAAAATGCCTTCCCACCTGAAGAAGTCCAAGTAGAGCTGCTGATAAATAATGAAATTCACACAAACCGCTCCAACATGGATAACGTGTATGTTGAAAAAAGTTTTACTCTGGATTCTGTTGAACCTGCAGCGATTACATGTAATGTGTCCCTCAGATCTTTGTCAAAAAGCGCAAGTAGAAATGTTCAAGGCTACG TGCTACCAGAGCCCACCCTTCACACTGAGGCTGTACTGGTAAATCATACAGGGATTGTTACATGCAGTGTGGATGGCTCATTCCCAGCAACTGCAACCCAAAGGCTGCTCCTCAACGGTTTAATTGTCAATAAAACTCACAATAGTACACCCGCTCAGTACGAGTTTAAAGCGGAGAAAGAACTCAACGGCAAAATGATTACTTGTGAGACTGAGCTGAAGTTAGCTGCTACACCTGTTAAGAAAAATCAAAGTACCACCTTCAATATTTTGT ATCCTCCCacgataaaaacacattttcccgCCAGTAAAGATCTGAAAGAAGGCGAaacactcagcagccactttgacTGTGAAGCTGAGGGAAATCCTCCCCCTAAAACTGTGTGGTTAAAGGATAGCAAAGAGTTTGATTCATCCAAAATACTGACGAGAACAGATGGAGGAGTCTACCAGCTTAAAACTATGAACAACTACGGATCCGCAGTTGCCACTGTGACAGTTACTGTGGGGT ATGAGCCCAGTGCAATAAACCCTGCAGAAGAAAGTGTGCCTGTTCTGAAAGGGGACAGCGTAGTTTTTAACTGCACTGCTGATGGTATCCCAGCCCCTACATACACGTGGAAACACCCTGAAGCTGATAATGTGAAGATCACAACGAAGGACAGTGTGTCTACTGTGACTATCACAGGAGCCTCATCTAGCAATCGTGGTGTTTATGAATGCCATGCTAGGAACATACATGGGAATTTCACAAGGAAAGTTACAGTTGAAGTTACAG ATTACCTCATTCCAATAATAGCTGGAGTTGTAGTACTAATTGTTCTTGTTATTCCAATATTAATAATGGTCCTGTACTATGTATACTACAAACAGCATAAAACAGGAGAGTACAACCTCAAAGGAAAACCTTCAAGTGCAAATGGCAGCGTGGCACATAATGGAAAGGCAGCTGATGAAATACCCTTAACACAAGTATGA